In the genome of Metabacillus litoralis, the window TATATTTTAGACCAATTGTATCAAGAAATAATCCAGTACCTAATAAAACTACTTGAAACATAATGCGATCAAACATGTTTCGAAACGAAAAGAAACGCCCGTGATATTCTTTATCAATTTTTGTTTGAAAGATAGTCGCTGCAATCGGGAAAAAGCAACCAACTGCAAAGCCAAAAATCCCAAAAGAAATAAGCGACATTATTTTCACATCACTAAAGAATAATGAAAGGTGAGCCAAAGATATAACAAAGGAGAAAATAAACATTAATGTAATTGGCTCTACAAGATGTGTTATTCGTTTGACAAAGAAAGCACCGATCATAAATGAAACACCTTCTGCAGTATAAAGAAGACCTTTAATCGCAGCATCTCCTTGTGTTTCACTTATATTAATTACCATTAAGTTAAAGCCGCCAAGAAACAAGACAGGAACAAATGTCAACACAAGTGCCATCATAGCAACCGGTGTACGTTTCAAAACTGGTATTATCTCAGTAAAACTCCCTGATTTAGTACCCTTTACTTTATTTGATTCGGGTTCTTCGAATGATAATAAGTATGTTGTAGCTAATATCACAATATAAGCAATCATTGATCCTATATAAAGAAAACTAATATCCATAACAACTAATAAAATTCCACCAAGAGCTGTCCCTGCGACACGTGAGATTGTTGATACATTCATATGAACCCCATTCATTTGAATGTAATCATTCTCTTCTACTATTAAAGGTATGACAGACTGTAACGCTGGAAAATAAAAGGCTGCGCTAATTTGAATGCTGATCATAAAACAAATCATTAAGATAATCGATTCGAACTCTAATGCTAAAAACATGAATAATACACTTAAAGTTCTTCCAAATCCTGCATAAATTAGAACTTTCTTTTTTGAGTAACTGTCAATCACTCTACCAGCAAGTGGTCCAACCATAACCCCTGCAAGTAATCCTATAAACAAAATCATTGATTTCATAAAATCTGAAGGAACATATTTCTGCATAAATTCTAAATTTCCGATAATTCCCAGCCATAAACCAAGACCAGCAACAAGTTCTCCAACCAACAAAATCCAAACATTTTTATTCTTCCACATCTTCTCAGCTTCTTCCAATAAAATTCACCTAATAATTAAACTATAACACCGATATTTTTATTTCGCTATACGAAATAAATACTTTATTGGAGATTCGAATCAGGAGTACTAATTGGATATAATGTTCCCTCAAGAGCAAATGACATTTTCCCTGTTTCTTCAGAAACAATTAATATTAAAGCATCTGTTATTTCAGATAACCCAATAGCTGCGCGATGCCTTGTCCCAACCTTTTCTTGGCCAAAGTCTTGTGAAGATAGGGGCAACACATTTGCAGCTGAGATCATATAGTCTCCTTTAATCAAAACAGCACCATCATGAAGGGGATTACCAGGATAAAAGATGCTTTCAATTAGTCTGTTTGATAAGGTTGCATTTAATTGTATTCCCTCTTGAATTAGATGATCTACATTTTGATGTCGCTCTACAACAATTAGTGCACCATGTCGTCGTTCAGATAGATTTTGAATTGCCTTAGCAATTTCTATGTACTGACTCGTAAATTCCGCAATATATGCCTTTAAATAGAAAAAAGACGCTGTTGATTGTATTTCATTAAATCGATCCCTTATTTGGGCGAGTTCACATAATAAACAATACTCCTTTTCTCCTATAGATAATTGCATTTTCTCGGCTTCTTCAATAATTTGTTCAAGTTGAAAAGAAATATGATTTTTAATAGAAGAAAACGTGTTGTTTTCATTTTGCATATGTAATCAAGCCTCCTTTTCTTTAGTCTTTTCATTGATAAAAAACTTATGTTGACTAAGTTCATGTGTATTTTTTCCAATTGAAAAACCATACTAATAATAGGAGGCGTTTACATGATTACTCATAAAATTTTACAGTATACATTTAGCATTCTTGGTGTTATTTCATTAGGATTTTTTTATTATCAGATGTTTAAAGGTGAATCAAGAAAATCTGATAATCAACCAAAGTAACATACCACGAATTTTTCATGATATAATTCTCAAGGTATTAAGTAGAAATGAGGATGTATAAATGAAAAATAACAGTTTAAAACGGGAAAAGCTTAATTATTTTTCGAGCATTTTATTTCCCATTCTTGTTACTCAGCTTGGACTTTATGCTATGAACTTTTTTGACACAACAATGTCAGGTAAAGTTCATCCAAACGACCTTGCCGGCGTTGCAATTGGTTCAAGCCTTTGGGTACCTGTTTACACAGGATTAAGTGGAATTTTACTTTCAATTACACCAATTGTTGCTCAGTTAGTAGGTGCAAAAAAGACAAAAGATGTACCATATATGGTTGTACAAGGAATATACGTTAGTATTGTGATTTCAATCATAGTTACTATACTTGGTGTTATTGTTTTAGATCCGATATTGCAAAATATGGGGTTAGATAAACCTGTTTCACATATTGCAAAATGGTACCTTATTTCGTTGTCACTTGGCATCTTACCTTTATTTATTTACGCTGTATTAAGATGTTTTATTGATGCACTAGGATATACAAGGGTAACTATGTTCGTTACGCTTTGTTCTTTACCAATTAACTTTGTATTTAATTACTTATTTATCTTTGGTAAACTAGGCTTCCCTAAACTAGGTGGAATTGGTGCAGGTATTGCATCAGCTATTACATATTGGTGTATCACAGCAATAGCAGTGATCATTGTTATGAGGCAATCCCCTTTTAAAAAATATGGTATTTTTAAAACGTTTTATTCTGTTTCGTTAAAAGCATGGATGGAAATTTTAGTAATTGGTGTTCCAATCGGTTTATCTATTTTCTTTGAAACAAGTATTTTTGCTGCTGTTACTCTTTTAATGAGTCAATATAATACAATTACTATCGCCTCACATCAAGCGGCAATAAATTTTGCCTCATTTCTTTATATGATACCGCTTAGTATTTCAATGGCCCTTACAATTGTTGTGGGACATGAGGTTGGGGCGAAACGTATTAGAGATGCTAAACAATATAGTTATTTAGGTATTAGCATGGCTATCTTTTTATCCATTTTGTCAGCTGCACTTATTTATTTCTTTAGACCTGAAGTTGCATCAATTTACACAGAAGATTCTGCTGTCTTAAAACTAACACAAGACTTTTTAATTTACGCAATTTTCTTCCAACTTTCTGATGCAATAGCAGCACCAATACAAGGAGTTCTTAGAGGTTATAAAGATGTGAATGTTACATTTATTATGGCTCTAATATCATATTGGGTCATTGGATTACCCGTAGGATATCTTTTAGCAACATATACCTCCCTTGACGCATTTGGCTACTGGATCGGCCTAATATCAGGTCTGGCAGCAGGTGCTGTAGGTCTTTCAGCAAGGTTATTTTTTATTCAACGTAGAAACGAAGCTTCTTTAAGCAATTCATAACAAGAAAAACCCTCAAAGTTCAACTTTGGGGGTTTTTCTCTTAATCATTCCACTTATACGTATAATAGACTTCATTTTCAAACCAATGCATAACTTCTGGATCTTTGTTAAGGAACTTTTCTTCCATTGCTTTTAACATACCTTCTGTTTGAGAACGGTGAGCTTTTAAAGCATTTAATTTAATATCTGCTACATCTGTAATGTTTATTTGTACATCAGGCTCCCCAATTACTTCGAAACGATTTTTCGTAATTGCCATACAATACGTTATTGGTCGTTTTTCAATAGGTTTACGGCGTAATGCCCGAATAACTCCTGCCCCACAAGCATCATGATCGGGATGAACACCATGACCCGGATAAAAGGTTACAATTAATGTTGGTTTAACTTCATCAATAATTGTCTCAAAAAGATCTGCTAACTGTTCATCATCTTCAAATTCAAGTGTTTTATCACGCAGCCCGAGCATTCGCAAATCTTGAATATCCATAGCGGCACAAGCATCCATTAATTCTTTTTTTCTTATTTCTGGCAATGTCTCACGGTTGGCAAATAGAGGGTTTCCCATATTCCTACCCATTTCACCTAACGTTCCACATGCATATGTAACAGGAATTCCTGCTTTTCTTTTCTGCGCGATTAACCCAGCTACTCCAAAGGCTTCATCATCAGGATGTGGTAAGATTACTAGAACATGTTCTCTCATTAAATACACTCCTTTTGCCGATCTTATTAATTATGAAACGGTTTTTCACTTATTTGAAATGATATGGCTAACTGTCCCTCTGAATTATGCCCCGCAGTTAACAATTGGTTATGATCGTTATACACCCAATCTGTTAAACCTTCAGCATAGATCCAGCCTTCATCTAATTTCAATCCAATTCGATATGGACCATTACCTGTAATTTTAGCATGCTGATATTTTACTTTTGCATTTCGAATAAACGCAACAACTGTCATACTTTTTTCATCTTTATGTGCCGAATAAGAGCCAGTAGTTGTTTCTAAATGAATATATACTGATTTGTTTAGAAATGTATCTAAATATGCTTGTACATCTTCTGGTACAATTCTTTTCATAAGTTTGCCCCCTAAGTAGGATTTTTTGTTAAGTCTTCCATCACTTTAAGATGTATTTCGATTAGACCTAGTTTTTGGTCTTGATTTAGTGAAGAAGAGATTATTCTTTTAACCGAAGAATGAAATTTTAGATGAATATTTTTACGAAGACGCGGATGAGTCATTTCATCTAGCAATTCTACTGTGATAGCATCCATCAGCGTCTCAGTTTCATTTCTTTCAATCGGCAATTTACGATTTGTCCATAACTGCCGGTATGCATGTAATAAAGCATTCGTTTCCAATATAAACCTCCACTCAAAGTTTACATCCCCAGTGATTTCCGATTTTTCAGCTTAAATTCTGCTTTTTTAAAGGATTTAGAATTTGATAACGTAAAGAACAGTAAAGCTGTCCAAATACATGAGAATGTCATCACTTCAATTTTTGTAAATGGTTCTTCATACAAGACAATACCTATAATTAAGGTAATTGTAGGAGCTATGTATTGTAAAACACCAACCATAAACAGCGGAATTCTCTGTGCTCCACTTGCAAAAAGTAGCAAAGGAACTGCTGTTGCAATACCAGCTCCAATTAAAAGTAAATTTGTTGTTACATGAAAAGATAGAAATTCAAGTTCTCCCTGAGTAGCAAGCATGATTAAATAAATTACCGCGATTGGAGTAACAGCCATTGTTTCAAAAGTAAGCCCGATTCCTGAGCTTAGTTTTGTTATTTTTTTGGTTAAACCGTACAATCCAAAACTTAACGCTAGTGTAACCGCAACAAATGGAATTTGCCCATAATGGAAGGTCATAATTAAAACACCAACTGCAGCAATTATGAAAGATAGTTTCTGCCATAAATTTAGCTTTTCTTTAAAAAACAGCATTCCAAGTAAAACACTTATTAACGGGTTTATATAATAACCTAAGCTTGCCTCAATTAAATGATCATTATTTACGGACCAAATATACACAAACCAATTGATACTAATTAACAATGATGAAACAACTAGTAAAACAATCAATCCGGGATTTTTAATCATTCTTTTACTTACATCTTTTACATTTTTCCATTCTTTCGTAAAAGTGAGCAACGCAATCATAAAAATGAATGACCAGAAGATTCTGTGTGCTAAAATTTCTTCAGGTGAAACATTGTTAATCATTTTCCAATATAGAGGTAATATCCCCCAGAGGATATAAGAAAAAGCTGTGTAAAAGAGCCCTTTCTTGTATGTATTTTCTTCTGTTGTATTCATTTCGTTTACCTCGATTCTTTTGCCTCTCTCAATCAATCTCCGATCTCAAAGTACACACTATTCCTTTTCCACCTAAGACTCATTATAAACTTGTTAGAAGCTGTCTCACAACATATTAGCTTTCTAACCTATTTCCCTTCCCCTGCATACTCTATAATATCAAATCAGGTGTAAAGGAAGTGAAGATATGTTTCCTTGGAATAATAAACAATTTCCATTTGACCAATCCGGTTTTATGAAGCATTTAAACAAGATGAACCCAAAAGACGTCGAATCCTATATCCAAAATGTTATGAAAAATGTTTTTAGTGGGGATTTTACACAAGGATTTCCTTTTCAAGGTAATATGACAGGTAACGATCCTTCAGGATTTCCTTTTCAAGGAGATTTTTCAAAAAGTGAGACGCAAGTGAAACCCCAGCCGGAAATCTTTGAAACAAATGATTTTGTTTATGTAAAGCTCCCCATGCCAAACAAAGATAACAAGAATTTAAAATTACAACATACAAATCATCAGCTTATTCTTATAAACTACCCTAAAGAAAATGAGCAATCAAAATACATGTTGCCAAGCCCTGTTAAGAGAAAAGGAACTCGAGCTCGATTTTTAGATGATTACCTTGAGATTCAATTTATTCGATTAGATGAAAGTAATATTTCTGAAATTGATATTTCATATTAATAAGAAAAAACTACCTACTTTAAGCAGGTAGTTTTTTCTCATTAATAGAAAGGATAACCGCCATAAGGAGTTCCATAACCATAACCGTATCCATATCCACCATAAGGATATCCATAGAATGGTGGTCTTGGTCTAAAGATCGCACTTCCAACTAACCCACCTAATAAACCTCCAACAAAAGGACCTCCCCAGAAAAATCTCCCACCCGGATAAGGTCTACGAAAATCATTACGCATCATATATGGTGCCATTTTTTTACCTCCTCTAAATTATACCTACACTACTTCATATTCATTCAGAGGGGTATTGGAGTGGGCTTACACCCACTTTATTAGGTAAATGACATATATTTTTTGGTTTTAGGTGTTCCGTAAATAATTGATGTCGAGTTGCTGCTTAATATGTTATTCCTCATACATCATCTTTTTTGTCATTCCACCATCTACAACAAGGTTAGTACCAGTTACAAAATCATTGTCTTCAGATGTTAAATAAAAACAAGCCTTTGCTATATCAGATGGTTTTCCGACTCTATTTGATAAATGTTGAGCATGATCTAATTCGCGAAGCGCTTGATAGTCTCCCGTTTCAATCCACCCTGGAGAAATAGCATTCACTTGAATATTATCTGAACTAAAAGAAGTCGCCAATGCATGTGTAAGGGCAACAATCCCGCCTTTTGTTGCAGCATATGCCTCAGAATTTGCTTCAGACATAAGTGCTCTTGTTGAAGCTATATTAACAATTTTTCCACCTTTGTTCATTTTCATCACTTTTGCAGCTTCTCTTGAAGCAAACATAACACTCCGTAAATTAGTATGAATCATCTTATCCCATTCTTCTACAGAAATGTCATATGGTGAAATCCATTTAGAAAGTCCAGCATTGTTAATTAAAATATTTACTGTAAGATATTTTGCTACTGCTTGCTCTATTAAATTTTCAAGATTAGCCACAATTGATACATCTGTTCTTATAAATGTGGCCTCCAATCCTTGTTCTTTACAAGTTTGTTCTAAATCCAAACCAGCTTGCTCGTCTATGTCTGCAATCACAACATTATACCCTTTCGCTGAATATTGCAGGACAAGTTCCTTGCCAATTCCGTTTGCACCACCAGTGACAATCACAGTTTTTTTCATCCCTAATTGTCCTCCTTTTGTTCAAAACAATGTTTATTGGCCCAGATTCCTATTTCATTAATCACTCCCTCTAGGTCTTTCCCTTTTTCCGTTAACTCGTATATCACTTTTACTGGAGTATCGTCGATAACAACTCTTTTTAAAAGACCTTCATTTTCCAGTTCCTTAAGTCGTTCAGATAACATCTTTTGACTAATACTAGGGATAATATCAGTTAAGTCTTTAAACCGTTTTGGTCCATCTAATAAAACATGAATGATAATGCCAATCCAACGTTTTCCCAAAACCCTAAATGCAGATTCCATTTTTGGACAAAGATTGATTTTCAAGTGATCACTCCTTGCTTCGTATCTCTTGACTCATTTTAACACTTCAATTAAGATATGTTTTATGAGTAAACACTTACTAAAAGTTAGTTTATTACTTTTAGTATAAAACATGCGATACATGAATTCAACTTAGGAGGGTTTCTCATGAATACAGATTACGTAGACGATGTAAAAACAGTTATTAATAATCGGGCATCAGTTCGTCACTATAACCCAAACAAGAAAATAACAAAAGAAGAACTAACAGAGATTTTAACATTAGCAACTAAAGCTCCATCAGCCTGGAACTTACAACATTGGCATTTCTCTGTTTTTCATTCAGATGAATCTAAACAAAAGCTATTACCAATTGCCTATAATCAAAACCAAATAGTAGAATCATCTGCTGTTGTTGCATTATTAGGTGATCTTGAAGCAAATCTTAACACAGATACAGTATATGATCCGCTCGTTGATGCTGGCTATATGACATCCGAAATTAAAGAAACACTAGCAGGACAAATTAACCGAGCATATGAAAATAAAGAATTTGCAAGAGATGCAGCATTTTCAAACGCATCCTTAGCAGCGATGCAACTTATACTTGCCGCTAAAGCTAAAGGATTTGACTCTTGTGCTATCGGTGGTTTTAACAAGGATCAATTCATTGAGGAATTTTCCATCTCTGAAAGATATGTTCCGATTATGTTAATCACGCTTGGACAGGCAGCTAAACCAGCTCATAAAAGCAATCGTTTAGATGTTGAGACTGTAACAACTTGGTTGTAACAAAAGACATAGGGTGTCCCGTTAAATCTGAGACACCCTTATATTCTTTCTATTTCAATTTTTCTGCAATTGATATTGTTCGTTTTGCCTGAAATTTAACGGCTTCTTCCACATCTTCTTTCATATTCCCATCTGAATCAACTGTTACACTAGTGCCATATGGATTCCCTCCAGCAGCAAATGTCACAGGATCTGCATATCCCGGAGCAGCTACAATTGCTCCCCAATGATACATTGTTGTATATAAACTTAAAATTGTCTGTTCCTGGCCGCCATGAAGGTTGTTTGCCGAACTCATCGCACTTACAACTTTATTAACAAGCTTTCCATTAAACCAAAGACCACCTGTTGTGTCGAGGAACTGCTTCATTTGAGCTGGTACATTCCCAAAACGTGTTGGCACGCTGAAGATAATCGCATCCGCCCACTCTAGATCATCGAGTTTTACTTCAGGTACATTTTTAGTTTCCTCTAAATGATTTTTCCACGCTTGATTCGATTCAATCGCTTCTTTTGGAGCAAGCTCAGGAACTTTTAGAACCTTTACTTCTGCTCCAGTTTCTTTTGCGCCTTGCTCTGCCCATTGTGCTAGCTTATAATTCGTACCTGTTGAACTGTAATAAATGATTGCTAGTTTAACGTTTGACATTCATCATCGCTCCTTTTTCTTTGGAATAATAACTTGAGGTATGTATAAAACAACCTTTAGTATATTTCGTTCTTACACATTCTTTACCACAATTTATAAATTATAATCATGTTTTTGATAAAATAAGAAAAGCAACGCTTCTTTAGGAGCGCTGCTTTCTTATCTTAAAGTTGTTCTTTTAATACAGAAATTGCTTTTTCAAGTTGAGTGTCGTTATCTTTTATTTTGTTTTGAATTAATTCAATTAATTTTATTGTTGTATCTTTTGTTATTTTCCCGTCAACAGTTAGGCCTTGGTCTTCTTGGAATTGTTTTACGACCTTTTCTGTGTTTTCATCAAAATAACCTTTTTCACTTATGTCGGTATAGCCAAGTGCTTTTAACATTTGTTGTGCTGCATTAACCTCAGCTGTTGAATCGCCTAATTTTAGTACATTATCCGGATTTATATAAGGGAGATTTGCATATGCCGGAAGTTCCGCTTTTACAGTTGGCTCAATTCCCTTTTCATGAATCCAAGATCCATCAGGTGTTAACCATTTTGCAGTTGTATATTTAACAGATGAAGAATCATCAAATGCTTTTGCTGTTTGTACAGTTCCCTTGCCAAACGTTTTTTCTCCAACTAAAGGAATTCCAGCAGACTGATGAAGAGCAGCCGCCATAATTTCTCCTGCACTTGCTGTCCCACCATCTATAATAACTGTTACTGGTAAATTAACTACTTTATCGTTTTCTGCTTTATATACTTCTTTTGCGCCTGTCCGATCTTCGACTTGTAAAATATTTTCACCTTTATCTACAAACAAATCAGACATTAAAAGAGCTTGGTCCATCAATCCGCCAGGGTTTTGACGCAAATCTAATACTAGACCCTTTACATTTTTGCTTTGTAGTTCTTTTAATGCATTAGAAAGTTCTTCACCTGTTGTTTCAGAGAACTTTGTAATTTGTATTTTACCAATATTGTCTTCTATTACCTCATAATAAACTGTTTCTAGAGGAATTGTGTCTCGTGTAATCGAAAATGTTAATTCACCAACACCAGCTCGTTGTACCAAGAGGTTAACTTTTGTTCCTTTTTCTCCTCTTATCTTCAAAACAGCCTCATTAACTGAAAGACCTTCAACTGATTCGTCATTTACTTTAAGAATGACATCTTTTGGTTTTAATCCAACTTCTTCTGCGGGAGATCCTTTTATTGGTGAAACGATCATAATGCTTCCATTGCTTTCTTGGATTTCAGCACCAATACCTTCAAACGATGATGAAATGTTTTCACTAAAGCTTTTTGCTTCTTCAACATCCATGTATACAGAGTATGGGTCCTCTAGTGAATCAACCATTCCTTTGATGGCACCTTCTACTAACTTATTGGTGTCAACATCTTTGTAATAATTTGATTGTAAAATATCGTATGTAGACCGCAATTTCGAAAAGGGATCATCTGGATTACTTGAAACACTTTCCCGAGGTTGTACAACATTATAGGTAATTCCTGCTGTAATGATTGCTGTCACGATAACTGAAATAAGTAATTTACTATTCTTCACTGCTTATCTGCACCACCTTTATGTATGTACTTATTATGTCTAAGGTACAAGAATACGTCAATTATTTTGAAGGAAAGAAGAGTTTCTATGTCGTAGGACCACTTTTTTCATGCTTCCCCTGCTAATATAGGCACTTCTTTTAGGCATTCCTTTATTCGCTTCATTCATTTACACAAAATTTACAATTTATTTACGTTTAAAAATTATTGTCAAGACTAATGCTTGTCATAACATATATTTTTAAATACATCTTTTTAAGCAACAAATTAAAGTTGCACAGTATAAACATGTCCTTCATAAAGTTCCTAAAAATCAGTACTTTTAAACATTTTTCTGTATTCGACAAAAACCACGATACTTTTTTATTAATTTATTGTAAAGTTTATTACACGGATGTAAATGCAAGGAGGTATTCATATGCAATTAGCAGACTACATCGGAAAAACAGATTTTGACTTAATTCATTTTTCAATATCATTAGCAAAGGAAATTGATTGTAAAATCAAAAATAAGGTGTTTTTTTATCAAAACCAAGTTTCTAGCTATATTAATGATAGAATCGATCATTTTATCCATACATTACATGTAAAAAGGGCACTTGGATATATTTATAGAATTGAAATTCTTAAAATGTTAAAACCAAAATTAGACGTACTGTTTGAAAAACATCACTTATTATCATGTGTCTAATCACCAGTCCATAAGTTTCTGAATACTATTAGGTAGAAACTATAGTGGGGGTTGGGTGTGTGAATTATTTACAAATGCTTTCTGTGTTAGGAGTTGGTGGCGCTCATCCTGGTGGCCTTTTATTAACAAAGTCTATATTCGAAAAAGAGCAATTTCCGATTACTTCTAAGATTCTTGATGCTGGCTGTGGTACAGGTCAAAGCTCAAGTTACCTATATCAGTTAGGATACGAAGTAAAAGGACTAGATAAAGATTCAGTTATGATTGAGCACGCAAAAAAAAGAAATGCCACTTTGGAAATAGATATTCCATATCTACATCAAGATTTATCAAACATAAAAGAACCAAATGAAAGTTATGATATCGTTATGTGTGAGTCTGTATTAAACTTCACACCACTTAGCGAAACACTTCCCGAAATAGAAAGAGTATTAAAACCAAATGGGATTGTTATAGCGATCGAAATGATTCGAAATGAATTACTTTCAAATGAGGAATTGGAGGAAATTTCTTCATTTTATGGCTTTCCGTCTATTTTTTCCATTGAAGAATGGAAAGATCAATTTGCTAATTATAATCTAATGACCTACAAGATACTCTCTGAAAAAGACTTTACCTTCCCTTCTCATGAAGAACCTACTACAGAATTTCACTTTAATGATCATATTCCGGAAAAAACCTTTAACATACTTTCAATGCATGAGCATATTACAGTAAAATATCAAGATAAACTTTCATACCGAATTTTCTTTGCACGTAAGAAATAAATGAATTTCTTATGGATATAAGTACAATCCCTCCTTGTTCTCAGGACATATCATATTGAGACAACTGATAAGGAGGGATTTTTTTGTCACAGCATTATTATAATTTATGTTGTCGTTATACTGGAAAAGTTGTGAGAATTAATGATAGAAATGGACGTGTACACGTGGGAAAAATCCACCGTGTTACACCGAATAGGGTTTTTATTCAACCTATGGTCCGTGGTAGAGGCGAATTTGGATATGGATTTTATGGCGGTGGCTGGGGCTTTGGCCCTGCTTATGGAATCGGTATTGGCTTTATTACC includes:
- a CDS encoding MFS transporter; protein product: MWKNKNVWILLVGELVAGLGLWLGIIGNLEFMQKYVPSDFMKSMILFIGLLAGVMVGPLAGRVIDSYSKKKVLIYAGFGRTLSVLFMFLALEFESIILMICFMISIQISAAFYFPALQSVIPLIVEENDYIQMNGVHMNVSTISRVAGTALGGILLVVMDISFLYIGSMIAYIVILATTYLLSFEEPESNKVKGTKSGSFTEIIPVLKRTPVAMMALVLTFVPVLFLGGFNLMVINISETQGDAAIKGLLYTAEGVSFMIGAFFVKRITHLVEPITLMFIFSFVISLAHLSLFFSDVKIMSLISFGIFGFAVGCFFPIAATIFQTKIDKEYHGRFFSFRNMFDRIMFQVVLLGTGLFLDTIGLKYMVIVFGLISLVAVFTFGVQYFKIGANKRLLDNHKKVV
- the cdaS gene encoding sporulation-specific diadenylate cyclase CdaS codes for the protein MQNENNTFSSIKNHISFQLEQIIEEAEKMQLSIGEKEYCLLCELAQIRDRFNEIQSTASFFYLKAYIAEFTSQYIEIAKAIQNLSERRHGALIVVERHQNVDHLIQEGIQLNATLSNRLIESIFYPGNPLHDGAVLIKGDYMISAANVLPLSSQDFGQEKVGTRHRAAIGLSEITDALILIVSEETGKMSFALEGTLYPISTPDSNLQ
- a CDS encoding MATE family efflux transporter; the protein is MKNNSLKREKLNYFSSILFPILVTQLGLYAMNFFDTTMSGKVHPNDLAGVAIGSSLWVPVYTGLSGILLSITPIVAQLVGAKKTKDVPYMVVQGIYVSIVISIIVTILGVIVLDPILQNMGLDKPVSHIAKWYLISLSLGILPLFIYAVLRCFIDALGYTRVTMFVTLCSLPINFVFNYLFIFGKLGFPKLGGIGAGIASAITYWCITAIAVIIVMRQSPFKKYGIFKTFYSVSLKAWMEILVIGVPIGLSIFFETSIFAAVTLLMSQYNTITIASHQAAINFASFLYMIPLSISMALTIVVGHEVGAKRIRDAKQYSYLGISMAIFLSILSAALIYFFRPEVASIYTEDSAVLKLTQDFLIYAIFFQLSDAIAAPIQGVLRGYKDVNVTFIMALISYWVIGLPVGYLLATYTSLDAFGYWIGLISGLAAGAVGLSARLFFIQRRNEASLSNS
- the bshB2 gene encoding bacillithiol biosynthesis deacetylase BshB2 — its product is MREHVLVILPHPDDEAFGVAGLIAQKRKAGIPVTYACGTLGEMGRNMGNPLFANRETLPEIRKKELMDACAAMDIQDLRMLGLRDKTLEFEDDEQLADLFETIIDEVKPTLIVTFYPGHGVHPDHDACGAGVIRALRRKPIEKRPITYCMAITKNRFEVIGEPDVQINITDVADIKLNALKAHRSQTEGMLKAMEEKFLNKDPEVMHWFENEVYYTYKWND
- a CDS encoding YojF family protein; the protein is MKRIVPEDVQAYLDTFLNKSVYIHLETTTGSYSAHKDEKSMTVVAFIRNAKVKYQHAKITGNGPYRIGLKLDEGWIYAEGLTDWVYNDHNQLLTAGHNSEGQLAISFQISEKPFHN
- the rarD gene encoding EamA family transporter RarD is translated as MNTTEENTYKKGLFYTAFSYILWGILPLYWKMINNVSPEEILAHRIFWSFIFMIALLTFTKEWKNVKDVSKRMIKNPGLIVLLVVSSLLISINWFVYIWSVNNDHLIEASLGYYINPLISVLLGMLFFKEKLNLWQKLSFIIAAVGVLIMTFHYGQIPFVAVTLALSFGLYGLTKKITKLSSGIGLTFETMAVTPIAVIYLIMLATQGELEFLSFHVTTNLLLIGAGIATAVPLLLFASGAQRIPLFMVGVLQYIAPTITLIIGIVLYEEPFTKIEVMTFSCIWTALLFFTLSNSKSFKKAEFKLKNRKSLGM
- a CDS encoding Hsp20/alpha crystallin family protein → MFPWNNKQFPFDQSGFMKHLNKMNPKDVESYIQNVMKNVFSGDFTQGFPFQGNMTGNDPSGFPFQGDFSKSETQVKPQPEIFETNDFVYVKLPMPNKDNKNLKLQHTNHQLILINYPKENEQSKYMLPSPVKRKGTRARFLDDYLEIQFIRLDESNISEIDISY
- a CDS encoding SDR family oxidoreductase, whose translation is MKKTVIVTGGANGIGKELVLQYSAKGYNVVIADIDEQAGLDLEQTCKEQGLEATFIRTDVSIVANLENLIEQAVAKYLTVNILINNAGLSKWISPYDISVEEWDKMIHTNLRSVMFASREAAKVMKMNKGGKIVNIASTRALMSEANSEAYAATKGGIVALTHALATSFSSDNIQVNAISPGWIETGDYQALRELDHAQHLSNRVGKPSDIAKACFYLTSEDNDFVTGTNLVVDGGMTKKMMYEE
- a CDS encoding winged helix-turn-helix transcriptional regulator, translated to MKINLCPKMESAFRVLGKRWIGIIIHVLLDGPKRFKDLTDIIPSISQKMLSERLKELENEGLLKRVVIDDTPVKVIYELTEKGKDLEGVINEIGIWANKHCFEQKEDN
- a CDS encoding nitroreductase family protein; this encodes MNTDYVDDVKTVINNRASVRHYNPNKKITKEELTEILTLATKAPSAWNLQHWHFSVFHSDESKQKLLPIAYNQNQIVESSAVVALLGDLEANLNTDTVYDPLVDAGYMTSEIKETLAGQINRAYENKEFARDAAFSNASLAAMQLILAAKAKGFDSCAIGGFNKDQFIEEFSISERYVPIMLITLGQAAKPAHKSNRLDVETVTTWL
- the wrbA gene encoding NAD(P)H:quinone oxidoreductase, with product MSNVKLAIIYYSSTGTNYKLAQWAEQGAKETGAEVKVLKVPELAPKEAIESNQAWKNHLEETKNVPEVKLDDLEWADAIIFSVPTRFGNVPAQMKQFLDTTGGLWFNGKLVNKVVSAMSSANNLHGGQEQTILSLYTTMYHWGAIVAAPGYADPVTFAAGGNPYGTSVTVDSDGNMKEDVEEAVKFQAKRTISIAEKLK